The Montipora capricornis isolate CH-2021 chromosome 3, ASM3666992v2, whole genome shotgun sequence genome window below encodes:
- the LOC138042317 gene encoding uncharacterized protein codes for MCSTDDGCWAYPRRNQCLVRRTSPTDRLATHNNARKRSKRLSHPADRSNFLVNIVFYTVIWITHTVLFALFLGVVVLVVPLSYFVRRIVVYYSLRNHREKLTKMSDSEAVWLASCVNNELKTSVSNIFFLFEGKITMDEALSFVRDSLLSQGKLSGINTRLLKLRYSPVRVMAGYGWKDIVDFNSCNYVFESMDNSSSLSAVELGGTTQVLDNETLETMWRVLLFPSFRESENTGVLMQTHESTADVFTSTRFLLESLGYKTIYLKKQCFLLGRVATFLCACYTGPLVILKRLFMRTTDRLFNTADRQGSKDSLHVTWSRAVDLKSVKRIKDITRTKVDIILLSCVAGAIRAFLQKCRALDPDDIRVCIRTDVRPQHAKLNLDNKFSLAFVKLPVGTEGAVPRLWETRRRVDNFSFTLESIITYGFIKLCLLLFPLSAVRRLINYLINKAPCTVTQIPGPNTPVYLNGKMATVMACCTPRKTGSGLSICLTHHGGKVHLGLVGQDSQINDASVVVAEFEREVDDLVKHLGKRALPSHLRWRYKSANQRVIDLADEGEIMDEAIV; via the exons ATGTGTTCTACAGACGATGGATGCTGGGCATATCCACGTAGAAATCAGTGTTTGGTAAGGCGAACTTCTCCTACGGACAGACTGGCAACCCACAACAACGCCAGAAAGAGGAGCAAGCGGCTCTCTCATCCTGCGGATCGTTCGAATTTCTTGGTAAACATTGTGTTCTACACAGTGATCTGGATTACACACACTGTTCTATTCGCTTTATTTCTCGGTGTTGTTGTTCTTGTGGTTCCACTCAGCTATTTTGTGAGGAGAATTGTTGTGTATTACAGCCTTCGTAATCATCGAGAAAAGCTGACCAAGATGTCCGATTCAGAGGCAGTTTGGTTAGCGAGTTGTGTAAATAATGAACTGAAAACTTCGGTTTCCAACATTTTCTTTCTATTTGAGGGGAAGATTACTATGGACGAGGCTCTGAGTTTTGTCCGTGATAGCCTACTTTCTCAGGGTAAGCTAAGTGGAATAAACACACGACTTCTCAAACTTAGATACTCTCCAGTTCGGGTGATGGCTGGTTATGGATGGAAGGACATAGTGGATTTTAACAGCTGCAATTACGTCTTTGAAAGCATGGACAATTCTTCTTCTTTAAGCGCGGTGGAATTGGGAGGAACTACACAAGTGCTAGACAACGAAACCCTTGAAACAATGTGGCGGGTTTTATTATTTCCAAGCTTCCGTGAAAGCGAGAACACCGGCGTTTTAATGCAAACCCACGAGAGTACTGCCGACGTTTTTACATCCACACGATTCTTATTGGAATCACTTGGTTACAAGACGATATACTTAAAGAAGCAGTGTTTTCTTTTGGGTCGCGTAGCCACATTTTTGTGTGCTTGCTACACTGGTCCGCTCGTTATTCTGAAAAGACTTTTCATGAGGACGACAGATCGATTATTTAATACAGCTGATCGTCAAGGGTCGAAGGATTCGTTACACGTGACGTGGTCACGAGCCGTGGATTTAAAATCTGTCAAGAGGATTAAAGACATTACTCGAACGAAAG tGGACATTATTCTCCTCTCTTGCGTTGCTGGTGCAATTCGTGCTTTCCTTCAGAAATGCAGAGCTCTAGATCCTGATGACATTCGAGTCTGTATAAGAACAGATGTTAGGCCTCAGCACGCCAAACTTAATCTGGATAACAAGTTTTCCCTGGCTTTTGTAAAACTTCCAGTGGGAACAGAAG GTGCAGTTCCTCGGCTTTGGGAAACCAGACGAAGAGtcgataatttttcttttactctTGAAAGCATAATCACTTACGGCTTCATAAAACTTTGCCTCTTGCTTTTTCCTCTCTCAGCGGTGAGACGGCTGATTAACTATCTCATTAATAAAGCTCCCTGCACAGTGACTCAAATTCCTGGGCCAAATACGCCCGTGTACCTGAACGGGAAAATGGCAACAGTGATGGCTTGTTGCACTCCCAGGAAGACTGGAAGTGGATTGTCAATTTGCTTAACACATCATGGCGGGAAAGTTCATCTTGGCCTTGTTGGTCAGGATTCGCAAATCAATGATGCTTCAGTGGTAGTCGCAGAATTTGAGAGAGAGGTAGATGACTTAGTGAAGCATTTAGGAAAAAGAGCTTTACCATCTCATTTGCGATGGCGGTATAAATCGGCAAACCAACGTGTAATTGACCTTGCTGATGAAGGAGAAATAATGGATGAAGCAATTGTTTGA